In Actinacidiphila yeochonensis CN732, a genomic segment contains:
- a CDS encoding polysaccharide lyase family 8 super-sandwich domain-containing protein — protein sequence MQLSRRALLATVPGAALLAAAGPLRAWADGTGGAPGAAGAAGGAADRATVLANTVAVFAGTAESNARADIAGKLTAMAATARTRLAAMDAAGSGELFSGLPLGTDDAHLTSSYQYLYEIVLATRAPGAAAPDLSGNTGVQQRVADGLAALYDGYFGDQAAGYYGNWFNWEIGMPQYATKALILLKDTAAVQRPGLAADYVAAMDGYLRNGKDGDVDLDSRFHTGANLADITTDRILQGALLDDDARITKAVSDQSTVLAAIDPYALRHGVTDGFYADGSFVQHGSVAYTGSYGTGLLTRVVQTVKLLDGTGYPAGADLAGAARGWVAGSFAPLLFEGWMMEAVKGRAVSRTTTGYADAATVVESAVDLAEYYTGDEARALAGFAKYVHTVSRSAPSPTSFTSPVSAARFADILADASVPAADLNAPAQHSAFNAMDRTVHRRPGWTFTLARSSTRISGYEYMSGENLTPWFQGAGAHYLYLSGQDQTQAFGVDHFTAVSPYALGGTTAPVEERETVPELYGTAWYDNPAAGFTSSSDAQNAYVYFPLSTGAHSGGARLGTYGTAALVLSDDAAWAAEQAGLLPADFTAYRNAQAVKSWYMFDDEIAVLAAGVGDAAGRAVTTTFDTRIAAAADPVALTGRLRDGSPLAGPGTAPLAWLHYADPAQGVAVGYVLLDSPGADPRARHRVTLETVTRSRRLVRTSNPDTAVTKQVFSLGHDQPAGAAHTALAYAILPQAAPDAPAAHHRDRPLTVLANSPSAQALRHERLGITAVNTFTPGIHRVGPLEVDGPACVLLREHRDGTLEVAVSDPTTGRDTVGLSVHGRPRRAGAADAGMTVTPVPGGTRVQAATRHTYGATLTATLR from the coding sequence GTGCAGCTTTCCCGCCGTGCTCTACTGGCCACCGTCCCCGGCGCCGCGCTGCTGGCCGCAGCCGGGCCCCTGCGCGCGTGGGCGGACGGGACGGGAGGCGCGCCGGGCGCGGCCGGAGCGGCCGGGGGAGCGGCGGACCGGGCCACCGTCCTGGCCAACACCGTGGCCGTCTTCGCCGGGACGGCCGAGTCCAACGCCCGTGCCGACATCGCCGGCAAGCTCACCGCGATGGCGGCCACCGCCCGGACCCGGCTGGCCGCGATGGACGCCGCCGGCAGCGGCGAGCTCTTCTCCGGCCTGCCGCTGGGCACGGACGACGCGCACCTCACCTCGTCCTACCAGTACCTCTACGAGATCGTCCTGGCCACCCGCGCCCCCGGCGCCGCCGCCCCCGACCTGTCGGGGAACACGGGCGTGCAGCAGCGCGTGGCCGACGGCCTGGCGGCGCTGTACGACGGGTACTTCGGCGACCAGGCGGCCGGCTACTACGGCAACTGGTTCAACTGGGAGATCGGCATGCCCCAGTACGCCACCAAGGCGCTCATCCTGCTCAAGGACACGGCAGCCGTCCAACGCCCCGGCCTCGCCGCCGACTACGTCGCCGCGATGGACGGCTACCTGCGCAACGGCAAGGACGGGGACGTCGACCTCGACTCCCGTTTCCACACCGGAGCCAACCTCGCCGACATCACCACCGACCGCATCCTGCAGGGCGCGCTCCTCGACGACGACGCCCGCATCACCAAGGCCGTCTCCGACCAGTCGACGGTGCTCGCCGCCATCGACCCCTACGCCCTCCGGCACGGCGTCACCGACGGCTTCTACGCCGACGGCTCCTTCGTCCAGCACGGCTCCGTCGCCTACACCGGCTCCTACGGCACCGGCCTGCTCACACGGGTGGTGCAGACCGTCAAGCTGCTCGACGGCACCGGCTATCCGGCCGGCGCGGACCTGGCCGGCGCCGCGCGCGGCTGGGTGGCCGGCAGCTTCGCCCCGCTGCTCTTCGAGGGCTGGATGATGGAGGCGGTGAAGGGCCGCGCGGTCTCCCGCACCACCACCGGCTACGCCGACGCCGCCACCGTGGTCGAGTCGGCGGTGGACCTCGCCGAGTACTACACCGGCGACGAGGCGAGGGCACTGGCCGGCTTCGCCAAGTACGTGCACACGGTGTCCCGTTCGGCGCCCTCCCCGACCTCCTTCACCTCGCCGGTCAGCGCCGCCCGCTTCGCCGACATCCTCGCCGACGCCTCCGTGCCCGCCGCCGACCTCAACGCCCCCGCCCAGCACAGCGCGTTCAACGCCATGGACCGCACCGTCCATCGCCGCCCCGGCTGGACCTTCACCCTCGCCCGCAGCTCCACCCGGATCAGCGGCTACGAGTACATGAGCGGCGAGAACCTCACGCCCTGGTTCCAGGGGGCCGGCGCGCACTACCTCTACCTGTCCGGGCAGGACCAGACCCAGGCGTTCGGCGTCGACCACTTCACCGCCGTCTCCCCGTACGCGCTCGGCGGGACCACCGCACCCGTCGAGGAACGCGAGACCGTGCCCGAGCTGTACGGCACCGCCTGGTACGACAACCCCGCCGCCGGGTTCACCTCCTCCTCGGACGCGCAGAACGCCTACGTCTACTTCCCGCTGTCCACCGGCGCCCACTCCGGCGGCGCCCGGCTGGGCACCTACGGCACCGCAGCGCTGGTCCTCTCCGACGACGCCGCCTGGGCCGCCGAGCAGGCCGGGCTGCTGCCCGCCGACTTCACCGCCTACCGCAACGCCCAGGCCGTGAAGTCCTGGTACATGTTCGACGACGAGATCGCCGTCCTGGCGGCGGGCGTCGGCGACGCGGCCGGCCGGGCCGTCACCACCACCTTCGACACCCGGATCGCGGCGGCCGCCGACCCGGTCGCCCTGACCGGGCGGCTGCGCGACGGCAGCCCGCTGGCCGGCCCCGGCACCGCGCCACTGGCCTGGCTGCACTACGCCGACCCGGCGCAGGGGGTCGCCGTCGGGTACGTCCTGCTCGACTCGCCCGGCGCCGACCCGCGCGCCCGCCACCGCGTCACGCTGGAGACGGTGACCCGCAGCCGCCGGCTGGTCCGCACCTCCAACCCGGACACCGCCGTCACCAAGCAGGTGTTCTCCCTCGGCCACGACCAGCCGGCCGGCGCCGCGCACACCGCGCTGGCCTACGCGATCCTCCCGCAGGCCGCGCCGGACGCCCCGGCCGCGCACCACCGCGACCGGCCCCTGACGGTGCTGGCCAACTCCCCTTCGGCGCAGGCGCTGCGGCACGAGCGGCTCGGCATCACCGCCGTCAACACGTTCACGCCCGGCATCCACCGGGTCGGCCCGCTGGAGGTCGACGGCCCCGCGTGCGTGCTGCTGCGCGAGCACCGCGACGGCACGCTGGAGGTGGCCGTCAGCGACCCCACCACCGGGCGCGACACCGTGGGCCTGAGCGTGCACGGCCGGCCGCGCCGGGCGGGCGCCGCCGACGCCGGGATGACCGTCACCCCCGTCCCCGGCGGCACCCGCGTCCAGGCGGCCACCCGCCACACCTACGGCGCCACCCTCACGGCCACCCTGCGCTGA
- a CDS encoding FUSC family protein, whose product MTRTRRALADLWDRYAASDPGLLRLMAGLRTVGSIGLALVALSLLGSAIPQMVAGAIVAMVSTFAIREKRRGRQAVTLALGLPTALASVSLGAVLNQYVVIGDIFFVLLIFGAAYVRRFGERWTALGLIGFQVYFVSLFVHATPSALPRLWLTLAIAFACSALARFAFVTETPERTLRRLRQAFRARTAQLVDTQREVLTADAEDLEDVVAHLRKATARLHETALMIQDRLEDGTRDEATANLVQRRVVDAEIAAERLGILLLNTRSTGRTDTLTLHLPGATLSAAALPLSQEDEAVARLGREMAALHLLVTRLSENRSGTAVTMLRNRLLAYRDEKNVPQATPAVQDAFRGVGEAARAVLGLRLALEGTGVADAEPDSDDAPETTRSREEFEAEDLALADQDAPVAARTGLDRRTTRAAFQVATGSALAVVGGEFLSSQRWYWAVLTCWVVFLNTTSTAEILVKGYRRLIGTIAGVVAGVLLAGAVGHHTWTAFSLVLVLIFAMFFTAPLSYALMSFFVTAMLGLLYTLLHTYSLAVLVLRIEETALGAACGFIAAVLVLPVHTDEHTDEQLITVLGRLRDVSTAAVDQLSGGPATDLVDMARDLDSALDALRRSTAPLVYPITPLRVRRQTARYLVALLETCAYHARSLAATSELVPHSNSVAADPRLAATGPRLAHNIDALIAHLRGEDAGQRVRTGPSIASMFEGSGAPPGLRSGTVTYRVLRHLQRLDESVAALARPLKVPTDRDSAAPGGAPRPAPSRP is encoded by the coding sequence ATGACACGCACACGCAGGGCACTGGCCGACCTCTGGGACCGCTACGCGGCGTCCGACCCCGGGCTCCTGAGGCTCATGGCCGGGCTGCGCACGGTCGGCTCCATCGGTCTGGCGCTGGTCGCGCTGTCCCTGCTCGGCAGCGCCATCCCCCAGATGGTCGCCGGGGCGATAGTGGCGATGGTCTCCACCTTCGCCATCCGCGAGAAGCGGCGCGGCCGCCAGGCCGTGACCCTCGCACTGGGCCTGCCCACCGCCCTCGCGTCGGTCTCGCTGGGGGCCGTACTCAACCAGTACGTCGTCATCGGCGACATCTTCTTCGTCCTGCTGATCTTCGGCGCCGCGTACGTGCGCCGGTTCGGTGAGCGCTGGACGGCACTGGGCCTGATCGGGTTCCAGGTCTACTTCGTCTCGCTGTTCGTCCACGCCACGCCCTCCGCCCTGCCCCGGCTCTGGCTGACGCTGGCCATCGCCTTCGCCTGCAGCGCGCTGGCCCGTTTCGCCTTCGTGACCGAGACCCCCGAGCGGACCCTGCGCCGGCTGCGGCAGGCGTTCCGGGCCCGCACCGCGCAGCTCGTCGACACCCAGCGCGAGGTGCTGACCGCCGACGCCGAGGACCTCGAAGACGTCGTGGCCCACCTGCGCAAGGCCACCGCGCGGCTGCACGAGACGGCCCTGATGATCCAGGACCGGCTGGAGGACGGCACCCGCGACGAGGCCACCGCCAACCTCGTCCAGCGCCGCGTCGTCGACGCCGAGATCGCCGCCGAGCGGCTGGGCATCCTGCTGCTCAACACCCGCAGCACCGGCCGCACCGACACCCTCACCCTGCACCTGCCCGGCGCCACACTGTCCGCTGCCGCCCTGCCGCTCTCCCAGGAGGACGAGGCGGTGGCCAGGCTCGGCCGCGAGATGGCCGCGCTCCACCTGCTCGTCACCCGGCTCTCCGAGAACCGGTCCGGCACCGCCGTCACCATGCTGCGCAACCGGCTGCTCGCCTACCGGGACGAGAAGAACGTGCCGCAGGCCACCCCGGCCGTCCAGGACGCCTTCCGCGGGGTCGGCGAGGCCGCCCGCGCCGTCCTCGGCCTGCGGCTGGCCCTTGAGGGCACCGGCGTGGCCGACGCCGAGCCCGACAGCGACGACGCGCCCGAGACGACCCGCTCCCGCGAGGAGTTCGAGGCCGAGGACCTGGCCCTCGCCGACCAGGACGCCCCCGTCGCCGCCCGCACCGGCCTGGACCGCCGGACCACCCGCGCGGCCTTCCAGGTCGCCACCGGCTCCGCGCTGGCCGTGGTCGGCGGCGAGTTCCTGTCCTCGCAGCGCTGGTACTGGGCAGTCCTGACCTGCTGGGTCGTCTTCCTCAACACCACCTCCACGGCCGAGATCCTGGTCAAGGGCTACCGGCGGCTGATCGGCACGATCGCCGGCGTGGTCGCGGGCGTGCTGCTCGCCGGCGCGGTCGGCCACCACACCTGGACGGCCTTCTCGCTGGTCCTCGTGCTGATCTTCGCGATGTTCTTCACGGCGCCGCTGTCGTACGCCCTGATGTCGTTCTTCGTCACCGCGATGCTGGGCCTGCTCTACACGCTCCTGCACACCTACAGCCTCGCGGTGCTGGTGCTGCGGATCGAGGAGACCGCGCTCGGCGCAGCCTGCGGGTTCATCGCCGCCGTGCTGGTCCTGCCGGTGCACACCGACGAGCACACCGACGAGCAGCTGATCACCGTCCTGGGCAGGCTGCGGGACGTGTCCACCGCCGCCGTCGACCAGCTCAGCGGCGGCCCCGCCACCGACCTGGTGGACATGGCCCGCGACCTGGACTCCGCACTCGACGCGCTGCGCCGCTCCACCGCCCCGCTGGTCTACCCGATCACGCCGCTGCGGGTGCGCCGCCAGACCGCCCGCTACCTCGTCGCCCTCCTGGAGACCTGCGCGTACCACGCCCGCTCCCTGGCGGCGACCTCCGAACTCGTCCCGCACAGCAACAGCGTCGCCGCCGACCCCAGGCTGGCCGCCACCGGGCCGCGGCTGGCGCACAACATCGACGCGCTCATCGCCCACCTCCGGGGCGAGGACGCCGGGCAGCGGGTGCGGACCGGTCCCAGCATCGCCTCGATGTTCGAGGGCTCCGGAGCGCCGCCCGGACTCCGCTCGGGCACGGTCACCTACCGGGTGCTGCGCCACCTCCAACGGCTCGACGAGAGCGTCGCCGCCCTGGCCCGTCCGCTGAAGGTCCCCACCGACCGCGACTCCGCCGCCCCCGGCGGCGCCCCCCGCCCGGCTCCGTCCCGTCCCTGA
- a CDS encoding GH92 family glycosyl hydrolase, translating to MTRTQPQAGEPLRRARNHSRTRGRWARIGVVAAVLAACAGTAPVAAQAAGSGRSGLVADPTGYVNPFIGTQKGTDWENTFPGVTAPFGMMQFSPDTASGPTGYDYASDQIRGFSLDHFSGGCSSFGDIPLLPVTGDVGANPAARTEHFSHADEQASPGSYDVKLADSGVQVRLGATTRTGIADFRYPAGSQAQVLVKSGTSLGGDLSSHVQLVNDHELVGTSTPHGLCNNSQYTMYFDIVFNRPFTAHGTWQGGTVTPGASSADGSGSGAYLTFDTAKSTEVTAKVGMSYVSTEGAAANRAAEIPGWDVAKVQDRTRDDWRDVLRKVDVGGASKDELTTFYTSLYRSFQSPSVFNDVDGRYIGFDNAIHTVARGHTQYATFSDWDIYRSLAPLQTMLYPDRAGDMANSLLRDAQQQGGWWPKWPSQNMTGNVMNGDNGVPLFAQYVAYGARGVDVRDALPIMEKAANHSEKVGWGWVERPGVEDYVKLGYAPNDAVSQGDHGLQGASETLEWATDDFTISQLAASVGDSATAATYAKRGNNWQNIYDPATGYLRPRDDNGAFPAGPGFQTPPAGAFGQDGYDEGNAAQYNFSVQQDIAGLVTAMGGAQQVVPRLDSFFSQLNAGGNDPYDWAGNEIDTTAPWMYDYVGQPWKTQEVTRRFETELFTTAPDGLPGNDDNGALSSEYVWAALGMIPATPGTPTLALNSPLVKKAVISLGTGHKLTIDAPKAADNAPYVTGMTLNGRSYQALSLPADTATRGGALHVDLSTRPDTHRSTAAQDAPPSYRTGEVPAVGYLTPTGNQVTQPGSSVAATVGVSTLAGHAGKVRWTATTDNPGVTVTPSSGTLDLSRADRATAPVTVKVAGSTPSGYHPVQISFTTASGQKLPGGATVLTVPAADATATSCDTLGATDTECGLRLRDNGDGHTVPVTLGGRSGRSTTDGSPYEYFDIDNTTVPGGDYHATVTIDYYDHGTGSWTLQYDAVGNAYKNSAPVQKTGTDTWKTATFTVDDAAFHNGENAGTDFRVANGGDTGTLGRVRVAVSGGNVLALHLCPDES from the coding sequence GTGACACGGACTCAACCGCAGGCCGGCGAGCCGCTCCGCCGCGCCCGCAACCACAGCCGGACACGCGGCAGATGGGCCAGAATCGGCGTGGTCGCCGCCGTTCTCGCGGCCTGCGCCGGCACCGCCCCGGTCGCCGCGCAGGCCGCCGGCTCCGGGCGCTCCGGGCTGGTGGCCGATCCGACCGGCTACGTCAACCCGTTCATCGGCACCCAGAAGGGCACCGACTGGGAGAACACCTTCCCCGGGGTCACCGCGCCCTTCGGGATGATGCAGTTCAGCCCGGACACCGCCAGCGGCCCCACCGGGTACGACTACGCCTCCGACCAGATCCGCGGCTTCAGCTTGGACCACTTCTCGGGCGGCTGCTCCTCCTTCGGCGACATCCCGCTGCTCCCCGTCACCGGTGACGTCGGCGCCAACCCGGCCGCGCGGACCGAGCACTTCTCGCACGCCGACGAGCAGGCGTCCCCCGGCTCCTACGACGTGAAGCTGGCGGACTCCGGCGTCCAGGTGCGGCTCGGCGCCACCACCCGCACCGGCATCGCCGACTTCCGCTACCCGGCCGGCAGCCAGGCCCAGGTGCTGGTGAAGTCGGGGACCAGCCTCGGCGGCGACCTCTCCTCGCACGTCCAGTTGGTCAACGACCACGAGCTGGTCGGCACCTCCACCCCGCACGGGCTGTGCAACAACAGCCAGTACACGATGTACTTCGACATCGTCTTCAACCGGCCGTTCACCGCCCACGGCACCTGGCAGGGCGGCACCGTGACGCCCGGCGCGTCGAGCGCCGACGGCTCCGGCTCCGGCGCCTACCTCACCTTCGACACCGCCAAGAGCACCGAGGTCACCGCCAAGGTCGGCATGTCGTACGTGAGCACCGAGGGCGCCGCCGCCAACCGCGCCGCCGAGATCCCCGGGTGGGACGTCGCCAAGGTGCAGGACCGGACCCGCGACGACTGGCGCGACGTGCTGCGCAAGGTCGACGTGGGCGGCGCCTCGAAGGACGAGCTGACGACCTTCTACACCTCGCTCTACCGGAGCTTCCAGTCGCCCAGCGTCTTCAACGACGTGGACGGCCGCTACATCGGCTTCGACAACGCGATCCACACCGTGGCGCGCGGCCACACCCAGTACGCGACCTTCTCCGACTGGGACATCTACCGCTCGCTCGCCCCGCTGCAGACCATGCTCTACCCCGACCGGGCCGGCGACATGGCCAACTCGCTGCTGCGCGACGCCCAGCAGCAGGGCGGCTGGTGGCCCAAGTGGCCCTCGCAGAACATGACCGGAAACGTCATGAACGGTGACAACGGCGTCCCCCTGTTCGCCCAGTACGTCGCCTACGGCGCCCGCGGCGTGGACGTCCGCGACGCCCTGCCGATCATGGAGAAGGCCGCCAACCACTCGGAGAAGGTCGGTTGGGGCTGGGTGGAACGCCCCGGCGTGGAGGACTACGTCAAGCTCGGCTACGCGCCCAACGACGCGGTCTCCCAGGGCGACCACGGCCTCCAGGGCGCGTCCGAGACGCTGGAGTGGGCCACCGACGACTTCACCATCTCCCAACTGGCCGCGTCCGTCGGCGACTCGGCGACTGCCGCCACCTACGCCAAGCGCGGCAACAACTGGCAGAACATCTACGACCCGGCCACCGGCTACCTGCGCCCGCGCGACGACAACGGCGCGTTCCCGGCCGGCCCCGGCTTCCAGACCCCGCCGGCGGGCGCGTTCGGCCAGGACGGCTACGACGAGGGCAACGCCGCCCAGTACAACTTCTCCGTCCAGCAGGACATCGCCGGACTGGTCACGGCGATGGGCGGCGCCCAGCAGGTGGTGCCGCGGCTGGACAGCTTCTTCTCCCAGCTCAACGCGGGCGGCAACGACCCCTACGACTGGGCCGGCAACGAGATCGACACCACCGCCCCGTGGATGTACGACTACGTCGGCCAGCCGTGGAAGACGCAGGAGGTGACGCGCCGGTTCGAGACGGAGCTGTTCACCACCGCGCCCGACGGACTGCCCGGCAACGACGACAACGGCGCCCTGTCGTCGGAGTACGTCTGGGCGGCGCTCGGCATGATCCCCGCCACCCCCGGCACCCCGACGCTCGCGCTGAACAGCCCGCTGGTGAAGAAGGCGGTGATCAGCCTCGGTACCGGCCACAAGCTGACCATCGACGCGCCCAAGGCGGCCGACAACGCCCCCTACGTCACCGGGATGACCCTCAACGGCCGCTCCTACCAGGCCCTTTCGCTGCCCGCCGACACCGCCACCCGCGGCGGCGCGCTCCACGTCGACCTCTCCACCCGGCCCGACACCCACCGCTCCACCGCGGCGCAGGACGCGCCGCCGTCCTACCGCACCGGAGAGGTGCCGGCGGTCGGCTACCTCACCCCGACCGGCAACCAGGTCACCCAGCCCGGCAGCAGCGTGGCCGCCACCGTCGGCGTCTCCACGCTGGCCGGACACGCCGGCAAGGTGCGCTGGACGGCCACCACCGACAACCCCGGTGTGACGGTCACCCCGTCCTCCGGCACCCTCGACCTGAGCCGCGCCGACCGGGCCACCGCGCCGGTCACCGTGAAGGTCGCCGGCAGCACCCCGTCCGGCTACCACCCGGTGCAGATCTCCTTCACCACCGCCAGTGGCCAGAAACTGCCCGGCGGCGCCACCGTGCTGACCGTGCCCGCCGCCGACGCCACCGCCACCTCCTGCGACACCCTCGGTGCCACCGACACCGAGTGCGGGCTGCGGCTGCGCGACAACGGCGACGGCCACACCGTCCCCGTCACCCTCGGCGGGCGCTCCGGCCGCTCCACCACCGACGGCTCGCCGTACGAGTACTTCGACATCGACAACACCACCGTCCCCGGCGGCGACTACCACGCCACCGTGACGATCGACTACTACGACCACGGCACCGGCAGCTGGACCCTCCAGTACGACGCGGTGGGCAACGCCTACAAGAACAGCGCGCCGGTCCAGAAGACCGGTACGGACACCTGGAAGACCGCCACCTTCACGGTGGACGACGCCGCCTTCCACAACGGCGAGAACGCGGGCACCGACTTCCGCGTCGCCAACGGCGGTGACACCGGCACCCTCGGACGCGTCCGGGTCGCCGTCTCCGGTGGCAACGTGCTCGCCCTCCACCTCTGCCCGGACGAGAGTTGA
- a CDS encoding DMT family transporter, with amino-acid sequence MLALCVVFALFGAASNAAGTVLQRKAALRVPAEDAMRFRLLLDMVHQSVWLLGIGAVAGAALFQALALVTGPLALAQPVFVLELPFALLIAIPLLHRTLPGRGWVAVGAMVVGLAVALACAAPGGGSVQAPLDRWIPAIVVVGGLVVVMVALSRRRRNGAVRAALLGVGAAASNALTAAMMKSAADTFSDHGFGAFITSWQTYGFAVFGITAVFLLENSLQAGTIAASQPALTLGDATISLALGLTVYGETVRTGWWLLPQLIGVALVVAGTFYLSKAVTLTRELTANRR; translated from the coding sequence CTGCTGGCGTTGTGCGTGGTCTTCGCGCTCTTCGGCGCGGCGAGTAACGCCGCCGGGACCGTGCTCCAGCGCAAGGCGGCGCTGCGGGTACCGGCCGAGGACGCCATGCGCTTCCGGCTGCTGTTGGACATGGTCCACCAGTCGGTGTGGCTGCTGGGCATCGGCGCCGTCGCCGGGGCCGCGCTCTTCCAGGCGCTGGCCCTCGTCACCGGCCCGCTGGCGCTGGCCCAGCCGGTGTTCGTCCTGGAGCTGCCGTTCGCGCTGCTGATCGCGATCCCGCTGCTGCACCGCACCCTGCCGGGCAGGGGCTGGGTGGCCGTCGGCGCGATGGTGGTCGGGCTGGCGGTGGCGCTCGCCTGCGCGGCACCCGGCGGCGGCAGCGTGCAGGCGCCGCTGGACCGGTGGATTCCCGCCATCGTGGTCGTCGGCGGCCTGGTCGTGGTCATGGTCGCGCTGTCCCGGCGGCGGCGGAACGGCGCCGTGCGCGCGGCGCTGCTGGGGGTGGGTGCCGCCGCCTCCAACGCGCTCACCGCCGCGATGATGAAGTCGGCCGCCGACACGTTCTCCGACCACGGCTTCGGCGCCTTCATCACCTCCTGGCAGACCTACGGCTTCGCGGTGTTCGGGATCACGGCCGTCTTCCTGCTGGAGAACTCGCTCCAGGCCGGCACCATCGCCGCCTCGCAGCCGGCCCTGACCCTCGGGGACGCCACGATCAGCCTGGCGCTCGGCCTCACCGTCTACGGCGAGACCGTCCGTACCGGCTGGTGGCTGCTGCCCCAGCTGATCGGCGTCGCCCTCGTGGTCGCCGGCACGTTTTACCTCTCCAAGGCCGTCACGCTGACCCGGGAGCTGACGGCGAACCGCCGCTGA